Part of the Tenacibaculum sp. SZ-18 genome, TTTAGTTAGATTTTAACTAATTAAAAGTCAAAAATTAATAAAAGAACGTTAAAAAACATTATACAGCAACAACTCCTTTAATATGAGGATGTGGATCATAATTTAATAATTCAAAATCATTAAAAGTAAAGGCTTCAATATCTTTTACTTCTGGATTAATCTTCATCGTTGGTAATGGTCTTGGATTTCTAGAAAGTTGCAATTCTAATTGCTCCATATGATTGTTATAAATATGGGCATCACCAAATGTGTGAATGAATTCTCCTGCCTCATAACCGCAAACTTGAGCAACCATCATTGTAAATAAAGCATAGCTTGCAATGTTAAATGGTACGCCTAAAAATATATCGGCGCTTCTTTGATATAATTGACAAGAAAGTTTACCTTCAGCTACATAAAATTGAAAGAAAGCATGGCAAGGTGGTAGCGCAGCTTTTCCATTTGCCACATTAGCAGAGAACGATTGTGATGTGTCTGGTAAAACACTAGGATTCCAAGCAGATATTAGCATTCTTCTGCTATTCGGGTTTGTTTTTAATGTTTCTATAACATCTTTTAATTGATCAATTTCATCGCTATTCCAATTTCTCCATTGATGACCATAAACTGGACCTAAATCACCATTTTCATCTGCCCACTCGTTCCAGATTCTAACTCCGTTTTCTTGTAAGTATTTTATGTTAGTATCGCCTTTTATAAACCATAAAAGTTCGTAGATAATGGATTTTAAATGTAACTTTTTCGTCGTTACCATTGGAAAGCCTTTACTTAAATCAAAACGCATTTGATAACCAAAAACACTTTTCGTTCCAGTTCCTGTTCTATCACTTTTTTCATTACCGTTTTCTAAAACGTGTTTTACTAAATCTAAATACTGCTTCATATATCGTCTTAATTTATGGTAAAAATAAAAAAGCACCAACAAAAAATGTTGATGCTTTAAAAATTGTTTTCAGCAAGTTATCAACCGATAACTATGCCCAGATACATTGTCCGTGTCCGATACAATATCCGTAATCACAAAACTCAAAACCTTGTGGAGTTCTAACACAGCATTGTCTTGGTCCACCACAATAAGGTCTGCTGACTACAGATCCATTAATTTCGCTTTGTTCTTTTTTAGAAAGAACTTTAAATCCTGTTAATTCAGAAATTTTCTTCATGATAAAAATTGATTTATTTGGGAGTCAATGAGACTCGCCGAGGTTAATTAAAAATATTCGTTTGTTTAAGTGATGTAATCAAATAAAAATGAATATCAATTTTTTATGATGATAATTTGAATGATTGTAAGAAGTAAAAAATTGAATGATTTGCTTGGAAAGATAGTGGTCTTTCAAAAGTAAATAAGTGGTTCATTTTATTTAGATTTCGGGTGATATAAATATATAAAAAAATGAACAAAAAGATAGTAAGTGTTATAAAGTCAGATTGATATTGCTTTCTAGAAAGCTAAAATAGCTATTAAACCTATTGCAACTGCGATGATTCCCATTTGAAAAATTAAGGAAAAATTAATTTTAATTACTTCACGATCTTTCTCTCTAATAGTAGCTTTAAGTTTATCTGCTATTAATAGACCAACGGTTCCGTCAAAGACACCGAGTGAAAAAGCACTTATTAAAGCTAAAGTTAAACCGTTATTCTGATCTATATATATAGTAAAAACAGCGTAAATTATGAAAGACCCAAAAGCCCACCAAACATATTCAAAACCTAAATATCTTGATAACAATGATCCTATGATATCATAAATCATAATAACGGAAAAGCCGATCAATATTATCTCGAAAATTGATTCCACAATTTTGGGGGTTTTGTGTTTTTTATTTTTCTTATCCTATTATCATACCAGCAATTGTAGCCGACATTAATGATGCAATTGTACCACCAATTAAGGCTTTCATACCAAACTCAGAAAGCGTTTTTCTTTGACCTGGGGCCAATGAACCAATTCCACCAATTTGAATTCCAATTGAAGCGAAATTTGCGAATCCACATAACATATATGTAGCCATTATAACTGATTTGTTATATGTTAAGTGTGTTGCGTTTGCAATATTTTTAAGTTCCGCTAATTGTATGTACCCAACAAATTCACTTGCCGCAAGTTTAATTCCTAATAATTGTCCCATTAATGCAGTATCTTCTCCGGCAACTCCAATTAACCACATCAGTGGAGCAAAAATATAACCAAGGATAAATTCAAGAGAAAAGCTATCGTATGGGGTATTAGCAACAACCCATGAGTTAAGCCCAGTAAAATCACCAGCTAAAGCTAATATATAGTTAATCATTGCTATAAACGCAACAAAAACTAGCAACATCGCTCCTACGTTAACAGCCAGTCTTAAACCTTCTGTAGTACCGTTTGCAATGGCATCTAACACGTTATTTCCAATCTTTTCTGTTGGAACAGTAACATCTGTATTTACAAGTTCAGTTTGAGGATATAAAATTTTAGAAATTACAATTGCTCCTGGAGCAGCCATTACTGAAGCCGCCAATAAGTGTTTGGCAAATTTCAATCTTAATAAAGGATCATCTCCACCTAAAAAACCAATGTAAGCAGCTAGTACAGCTCCGGCTACGGTTGCCATACCACCTATCATAACCAAAAGCATTTCAGACTTATTCATCTTTTCTAAATAGGCTTTAATGAGTAAAGGAGCTTCTGTTTGCCCTAAAAAAATATTCCCAGCTACAGATAGACTTTCCGCACCAGAAATTTTTAAGATTTTAGAAAGTGTCCAGGCTAATAATTTCACAATAAATTGAATTATTCCTAAATAGAAAAGTAAAGATGTTAAAGCTGAAAAGAATATAATTGTAGGAAGAACTTGGAAAGCAAAAATAAAACCAAAGGTATCCATATCAACTACTAGGCCTTCAAATAAAAATTTACTCCCTGCTCGCGTAAATTCGAGAATTACAACAAATACTCCTCCAATAGCTTCAAATACTTTTTGTATAAAACTTACTTTTAAAACACCAAAAGCAATTAACAATTGAGTTGCCAATCCTATACCAACTGTTTTCCAGTCAATAGCTTTCTTATTTGAACTAAAGACAAAAGCAACAAGCAACAAAACAATCATTCCTAGCATTCCTCTGTAGAAACTTTGAAAAGTAAATCCTTGACTTTCAATTATTTTATTGTTACTTTTTTTATCAGATACAATTTCTTTTTTAGAAGGAATTACTTCTTCTGATTCTAAATCTGCAAAGTTATAAGTGATATCTCTCTCTGAAAGAGATAATTTATCCTTAGTTAAATTAATGATGTTGTAATATCGAACAGTATCTTTTGGTTTGGTGTAGTTGAATATTAAAAGATTATTTTGAGAAATATAATTTCCGTAAGCATACAAACTATCTTTATTCTCGAGAAAATAAGAGAATTTACCATCTTTAAGTTTAAAGTAATCTCCTTTATTAATTTTTACAATTCCTTCTTTATTAATATTTTCTATAGAAGAAAAATTCCAGTTTCTTTCAATCGATTGGGCTTGTACTGTTATTGATAAAAGGACTAACAGTATCGAAAAAAATTTTTTCATGTCGTTAAGCAGATTTAAGAGCGTTTGTCAATTTCGTCTCTAATTTTAGCTGCTAATTCATAATCTTCATTACTAACAGCTTCTTGTAGTTTTGTTTCTAGTTCACTATTAGATAATAGAGAAAAATCATCCATTTCAGAAACTTCTGAGTCTGGAATTAATTCAATTTTTTCTAATTCATCATCTTCTTCGTTGAATTTTTCTTCAGCTTTTAAATAAATACCAGCTTTATCTAAAATATTCTCGTAAGTGAAAATTGGAGTTTGGAAACGAACCGCAAGAGCAATAGCATCTGAAGTCCTTGCATCAATTGATTCTTCCACTCCCTCTCTTTCACAAATTAAACTTGAAAAGAACACACCATCAACCAATTTATGAATAACGATTTGTTTCAATTTAATTTGAAACTGTTCAGCGAAAGTTTTGAATAAATCGTGCGTTAATGGTCTTGGAGGTCTAATTTCTTTTTCTAAAGCTATTGCTATAGATTGGGCTTCAAAAGCACCAATAATAATCGGTAATGTACGAGTTCCTTCCATTTCACTGAGAACTAATGCGTAAGCACCGCTCTGAGTTTGACTATATGAAATTCCTTTAATAGTTAATCTTACTAAGCTCATGTATCTATCTTCCTACAAAAAAAGCGGTCTCAATAGGACTGCTTTTTGGGTGCCACAATTTAATAAAAAATATGTGTATGGAAAGGTCTTTAGAATAAAAAACCTCAAAAGATTATTGTCTTTTGAGGTTTATCGATATAATTAACTTTTTAAGCTTGTTTGAAAGCTTTTAATTTTTCAATAAGCTGAGGTACAACTTCAAAAGCATCTCCTACGATTCCGTAATCAGCTGCCTTAAAGAAAGGTGCCTCTGGATCATTGTTAATTACCACTTTAACTTTTGATGCGTTGACACCAGCTAAATGCTGAATCGCTCCAGAAATACCGATAGCGATATATAAGTTAGAAGCAACTGGCTTACCGGTTTGTCCAACGTGCTCAGCATGAGGTCTCCATCCTAAATCAGAAACAGGTTTTGAGCAAGCGGTTGCTGCTCCTAATACGTCCGCTAATTCTTCTACCATTCCCCAGTTCTCAGGTCCTTTTAAACCACGTCCTGCAGAAACAACAACATCAGCATCAGCAATTGTTACAGTTCCACTTGCTTTGTCAATTGAAACAGAAGAAACACCTAATTCAGGTAATGAAACATCCAAGTTTTCAGTAGTTCCAGAAACGGGATTTTCATGTGCTCCAAAAGAATTTTTGGCAACACCAACTA contains:
- a CDS encoding thymidylate synthase; amino-acid sequence: MKQYLDLVKHVLENGNEKSDRTGTGTKSVFGYQMRFDLSKGFPMVTTKKLHLKSIIYELLWFIKGDTNIKYLQENGVRIWNEWADENGDLGPVYGHQWRNWNSDEIDQLKDVIETLKTNPNSRRMLISAWNPSVLPDTSQSFSANVANGKAALPPCHAFFQFYVAEGKLSCQLYQRSADIFLGVPFNIASYALFTMMVAQVCGYEAGEFIHTFGDAHIYNNHMEQLELQLSRNPRPLPTMKINPEVKDIEAFTFNDFELLNYDPHPHIKGVVAV
- a CDS encoding NupC/NupG family nucleoside CNT transporter, which codes for MKKFFSILLVLLSITVQAQSIERNWNFSSIENINKEGIVKINKGDYFKLKDGKFSYFLENKDSLYAYGNYISQNNLLIFNYTKPKDTVRYYNIINLTKDKLSLSERDITYNFADLESEEVIPSKKEIVSDKKSNNKIIESQGFTFQSFYRGMLGMIVLLLVAFVFSSNKKAIDWKTVGIGLATQLLIAFGVLKVSFIQKVFEAIGGVFVVILEFTRAGSKFLFEGLVVDMDTFGFIFAFQVLPTIIFFSALTSLLFYLGIIQFIVKLLAWTLSKILKISGAESLSVAGNIFLGQTEAPLLIKAYLEKMNKSEMLLVMIGGMATVAGAVLAAYIGFLGGDDPLLRLKFAKHLLAASVMAAPGAIVISKILYPQTELVNTDVTVPTEKIGNNVLDAIANGTTEGLRLAVNVGAMLLVFVAFIAMINYILALAGDFTGLNSWVVANTPYDSFSLEFILGYIFAPLMWLIGVAGEDTALMGQLLGIKLAASEFVGYIQLAELKNIANATHLTYNKSVIMATYMLCGFANFASIGIQIGGIGSLAPGQRKTLSEFGMKALIGGTIASLMSATIAGMIIG
- a CDS encoding bifunctional nuclease family protein, with the translated sequence MSLVRLTIKGISYSQTQSGAYALVLSEMEGTRTLPIIIGAFEAQSIAIALEKEIRPPRPLTHDLFKTFAEQFQIKLKQIVIHKLVDGVFFSSLICEREGVEESIDARTSDAIALAVRFQTPIFTYENILDKAGIYLKAEEKFNEEDDELEKIELIPDSEVSEMDDFSLLSNSELETKLQEAVSNEDYELAAKIRDEIDKRS
- a CDS encoding electron transfer flavoprotein subunit alpha/FixB family protein, producing MSVLVFADSSEGKFKKTAFEVVSYGKKVAEQLGTNVVALTINGGDASQLYNYGAEKVVEVKNDLSSFNAKAYAEIIKQASEANAADTIIIDSSIDGLTVAPLIAVGLEAGYASNVVDLPSSTAPFIVKRKAFSNKGFNNTEISTDKRVVGVAKNSFGAHENPVSGTTENLDVSLPELGVSSVSIDKASGTVTIADADVVVSAGRGLKGPENWGMVEELADVLGAATACSKPVSDLGWRPHAEHVGQTGKPVASNLYIAIGISGAIQHLAGVNASKVKVVINNDPEAPFFKAADYGIVGDAFEVVPQLIEKLKAFKQA